In Halobaculum sp. XH14, a single genomic region encodes these proteins:
- a CDS encoding ABC transporter substrate-binding protein: MSKDSMPHDDQSPGQFDRRRFLQLTAGTGGTLGTAVLAGCSGDGDQSGSPDESGSGSSSADSGEKLPEYLYLNNPQDYNPARHDTINLIGEQLTELGLDVSVQVFEWGTLVTKALSEHDFDLATWGRTLADPGLRMPRFFHSDNTDPGNGNYTGYENAELDPLLEEQGQLTDAGERADVLHEIQRIVTRDCPTNPINWMPFIMAYNNSQVSGWIDHPTKFNYNSFYNMTSIEVDNEDGELRGAWPQTIGSLNVLSHQTEAQRIRTFEVLYDRLVRLDENFEPSAKLSLATDWNRPSRDVMEFTLREHEWHDGEPLTAEDVAFTLDYMAEHEVPVYKERWERVESTEVLSENEVRITFSDPPGPVHAIFSSQLPIIPKHIWETRDDPLNTAVSEPVGSGPFQVEYWDQGTELSLQSNDAHWRPPKFNRRIWQIIPESSTSWQMLREGTLNYLPFSRIGSQLDNNRSAEDISVVTMPGTGFWEVAINTRRSGLDDVAVRQAIVNSIPRTPIVEQIQYGLPEIADNLVSPAFGQYYNPDVKQFEEGVDHGRTRLEEAGYTWDDDGFVHAPSN; this comes from the coding sequence ATGTCGAAAGACAGCATGCCCCATGACGACCAGTCGCCCGGCCAGTTCGACCGCAGGCGATTTCTCCAGTTAACGGCGGGAACGGGCGGAACACTCGGAACGGCCGTGCTGGCAGGCTGTTCGGGTGATGGGGACCAATCGGGGTCACCGGATGAGAGTGGATCCGGGAGTTCGTCGGCCGACTCGGGCGAGAAGCTCCCAGAGTACCTCTATTTGAACAATCCGCAGGACTACAACCCCGCGCGGCACGACACGATCAACCTGATCGGCGAGCAGCTGACGGAGCTGGGGCTCGACGTGAGCGTTCAGGTGTTCGAGTGGGGGACGCTCGTGACGAAGGCCTTGAGCGAACACGATTTCGACCTGGCCACGTGGGGACGGACGCTCGCGGATCCGGGGCTCAGAATGCCCCGCTTTTTCCATTCGGACAACACGGATCCGGGGAACGGAAACTACACCGGGTACGAGAACGCGGAACTTGATCCGCTGCTGGAAGAGCAAGGGCAGTTGACTGACGCGGGCGAGCGGGCCGATGTTCTCCACGAAATCCAACGGATCGTCACCCGGGACTGCCCGACGAACCCGATCAACTGGATGCCGTTCATCATGGCGTACAACAACAGCCAGGTGAGCGGCTGGATCGATCACCCGACCAAGTTCAACTACAACTCCTTTTACAACATGACCTCGATCGAGGTCGACAACGAGGACGGGGAGTTGCGCGGGGCCTGGCCACAGACGATCGGGTCATTGAACGTCCTGAGCCATCAGACGGAAGCCCAGCGGATTCGGACGTTCGAGGTCCTCTATGATCGGCTGGTCAGATTAGACGAGAACTTCGAGCCCTCTGCCAAGTTGAGTCTCGCTACCGACTGGAATCGACCGTCTCGCGACGTGATGGAGTTCACGCTGCGCGAACACGAATGGCACGATGGGGAGCCGCTCACCGCGGAGGACGTCGCGTTCACCCTCGATTACATGGCCGAACACGAGGTCCCGGTGTACAAGGAACGCTGGGAGCGTGTCGAGAGCACCGAGGTGCTGTCAGAAAACGAAGTTCGGATCACGTTCTCGGACCCGCCAGGTCCGGTTCACGCGATCTTCTCCTCACAGTTGCCGATCATCCCGAAACACATCTGGGAAACGCGGGACGATCCCCTGAACACCGCCGTGAGCGAGCCCGTCGGGAGTGGCCCGTTCCAAGTCGAGTACTGGGATCAGGGCACGGAACTAAGCCTCCAAAGTAACGACGCTCACTGGCGGCCTCCGAAGTTCAACCGGCGAATCTGGCAGATCATCCCGGAATCCTCGACGAGCTGGCAGATGCTCAGAGAGGGTACCCTCAACTACCTGCCGTTCAGCCGGATCGGAAGCCAGCTCGATAACAACCGGAGCGCTGAGGACATCAGCGTGGTGACGATGCCGGGCACCGGATTCTGGGAAGTCGCGATCAACACGCGACGGTCCGGACTCGATGACGTCGCTGTCCGACAGGCGATCGTGAACAGCATTCCGCGAACGCCGATCGTCGAACAGATCCAGTACGGCCTGCCCGAAATCGCGGACAACCTCGTCTCGCCGGCGTTCGGCCAGTACTACAATCCGGACGTCAAGCAGTTCGAGGAGGGTGTCGATCATGGACGAACGCGCCTCGAGGAAGCGGGCTACACGTGGGACGACGACGGCTTCGTCCACGCACCGTCGAATTAA